Proteins found in one Triticum aestivum cultivar Chinese Spring chromosome 4D, IWGSC CS RefSeq v2.1, whole genome shotgun sequence genomic segment:
- the LOC123096309 gene encoding protein BPS1, chloroplastic-like — MQIRRSSLSLHLLHSHACMSSIATMRCLRPGGARRRQCPLLAAFCSSLVDGLAHLEATLSAEDDDGGGGSAVSMRWCADAMRLVRRMQRDLLAVFRSADAPADPCGGEDWLEQYMQETAALLDFCNAFKSAVSRMHRYCMVVDFAAQVGCAGAGGVAASLVAESTGPPKETDAPSSPAAAVRAKLSDVKAVVSEAERLGGKIISSSSGSGSMVLVTLVAKITMAVVATSVLHALTHASPPSLLDDDVGVGGSHQRSSTLARADVPEQLRPWRESLSAINERVAALPASIAEHESVVTAVRDMIGGKTEGSEDHVEVLRTRSGELREGVEMFDCVLDQVFDEVIRGRNEMLGIFRDMVLT; from the coding sequence ATGCAAATACGCAGGTCATCTCTCTCGCTACATCTTCTCCATTCTCATGCATGCATGAGCAGCATAGCGACCATGCGATGCCTCAGGCCAGGCGGCGCTCGCCGCCGGCAGTGCCCTCTCCTCGCCGCCTTCTGCTCCTCGCTCGTCGACGGGCTCGCGCACCTGGAAGCCACGCTGTCCGCCgaagatgacgacggcggcggcgggtcggcggTGTCCATGAGGTGGTGCGCCGACGCCATGCGGCTCGTGAGGCGGATGCAGCGGGACCTGCTGGCCGTCTTCAGGAGCGCCGACGCGCCGGCCGACCCCTGCGGCGGCGAGGACTGGCTGGAGCAGTACATGCAGGAGACCGCGGCGCTGCTGGACTTCTGCAACGCGTTCAAGTCCGCCGTGTCGCGGATGCACCGCTACTGCATGGTGGTGGACTTCGCCGCGCAGGTGGGCTGCGCCGGCGCCGGAGGTGTCGCCGCCTCGCTCGTCGCCGAGAGCACCGGCCCGCCGAAGGAGACGGACGCGCcgtcctcgccggccgccgccgtccgcgcTAAGCTGTCGGACGTGAAGGCAGTGGTGAGCGAGGCGGAGCGGCTGGGGGGAAAGATCATCTCCAGctccagcggcagcggcagcatgGTCCTCGTCACTCTCGTCGCCAAGATCACAATGGCCGTCGTGGCCACCTCCGTGCTCCACGCGCTCACCCACGCCTCACCCCCTTCCCTCCTCGACGACGACGTCGGCGTCGGCGGATCGCACCAGCGCAGCAGCACGCTCGCCCGCGCCGACGTCCCAGAGCAGCTGCGTCCGTGGCGCGAGTCGCTGTCGGCAATCAACGAGCGCGTGGCGGCGCTGCCGGCGAGCATCGCGGAGCACGAGAGTGTCGTCACGGCGGTGAGGGACATGATCGGCGGCAAGACGGAAGGATCAGAGGATCACGTGGAGGTGCTGAGGACGAGGTCCGGCGAGCTCCGGGAGGGGGTGGAGATGTTCGACTGTGTTCTTGATCAagtctttgatgaggtgatcaggGGCAGGAATGAGATGCTGGGGATCTTCAGAGATATGGTCCTCACATAA